The region CTTTCTTCATTGTATAATAAATAACACTATCATACCAGATTTCTGGTGATactttgatccagggatttattctgattgccattggagcattgaagtcgggaaggaattttctccctgtgatggggcaattgttatctgcctcataggggttttcgccttcccctggatctacacagtagggtttctcaaggttcaacctgatggactcttgtagtctttcaaccttattaactatgttacattGCCTTAAAAAGATCTCTGTTAAGTACCTTGCCTTTATAATACTGCAATTTGGTTCTCAATTTAGAGTCATACAGTATCAAAATAATACTGTAATGCCTAAATAATACTCTGATGTAGTGTCCACAAAATAATGGCATATGGTTTAGTGCATGTCATTATAAACAAGCACTCAGTATATTTTTACCACTTTTTTCACCCCCTAAAATCAGCATTATAACCAAAATTATTAACATGAAGTGTAACCTAACAATCTACAAATAATACAATGACTTACCTTTGCTCTGGATCTTAAAATCCTCTGGCAGCAAACTATCTTGCCTGTTTCCTAGTGTAAAGGCAAGGAAGGAGAGAATGAGAGCATCCATTATGGCTATGATAGCTAGAATGTAGGCCCAGCGCACAGTGCAGGCTCCCAGTGAGTATTTATCGGTCTTGTCTCCACACATTCGCTTCACTTCTGCCGAGTCCCATCCATCTGGATAAATCATGCATCCAATCATCAATCCAGCTGCTGCAAggtgagaaaaaaaagtacctgggCTTTGATACAGGAAATTTCAGGAATAAAACCAAAAGGTGTAAAAGCACAAAAAGTGTCATGGAAAGTAAAGGATATAAATAGTAATTCAGTTATATAAAGGAAACAGTTATATAATACCTGAGGCCAGCTGCATCCATGCACAGACTTTGTACACTGTGGCTGAGTTGCAGAAAAAGAAAAGACTGAAGCACAGCATGGAACCAACCACCAAAAACATGGACACACCAATAAAAAACATGGCGGTCTTGAAGGCTCCTGAAGGTATGCTCTCAAAGTCTAATGCACTTCCTTTGCAGATTAGCTCTGATGTCAGTGCAT is a window of Dendropsophus ebraccatus isolate aDenEbr1 chromosome 5, aDenEbr1.pat, whole genome shotgun sequence DNA encoding:
- the LOC138793655 gene encoding LHFPL tetraspan subfamily member 5 protein, translated to MVQLLPAQEAAKIYHTNYVRNARAIGVLWAVFTICFSIIMVEVFIQPYWIGDSLNTPQAGYFGLFSYCIGNALTSELICKGSALDFESIPSGAFKTAMFFIGVSMFLVVGSMLCFSLFFFCNSATVYKVCAWMQLASAAGLMIGCMIYPDGWDSAEVKRM